Proteins encoded in a region of the Rutidosis leptorrhynchoides isolate AG116_Rl617_1_P2 chromosome 9, CSIRO_AGI_Rlap_v1, whole genome shotgun sequence genome:
- the LOC139866573 gene encoding small ribosomal subunit protein eS19x-like produces the protein METARTVKDVSPHEFVKAYAAHLKRSGKMELPHWTDIVKTATFKELAPYDPDWYYIRAASMARKIYLRGGLGVGAFQRIYGGRKRNGSAPPHFCKSSGGVARHILQQLQTMNIVDFDSKGGRKITSNGRRDLDQVAGTVVVTP, from the exons ATGGAGACGGCGAGAACTGTAAAAGACGTTTCACCTCATGAATTTGTCAAGGCGTACGCTGCTCACCTCAAGCGCTCCGGCAAG ATGGAGCTTCCACATTGGACTGATATCGTCAAGACTGCTACATTTAAGGAGCTTGCACCATATGATCCTGATTGGTACTACATTAGAGCTG CCTCCATGGCAAGGAAGATTTACTTGAGGGGAGGGCTTGGTGTTGGTGCTTTTCAGAGAATCTATGGTGGGCGTAAAAGAAATGGCAGTGCCCCACCTCACTTTTGCAAGAGCAGTGGTGGTGTTGCTCGTCACATTCTTCAACAGTTGCAGACCATGAACATTGTTGACTTTGACTCAAAGGG TGGGAGGAAGATTACATCGAATGGACGAAGAGATCTCGATCAAGTTGCAGGAACGGTAGTTGTTACCCCTTGA